Within the Streptomyces sp. YIM 121038 genome, the region TACGTCCTGGCCGGGGCGGCGCCGCGCAGGCCCTCGACGACGTTCGAGTTCTCCCACGTGGACACGGTGGCGGCGGGCATCGCGGCGCTCGCGGTCCATCCGCACGCGGCACCGGGCGTCTACCACGAGGAGTCGCCGCACACCGTCGCCCACGACACGCTCGTGGCGTGGATGGTCCGGCACGGCTATCCGATCCGGCTCACGGACGACGCCACGTTCGCCGCGGCGCTCGCCCGCGCCGAGCAGCACCATCCGACCATGGCCCGGCTCGCCTCGACCTGGTCCCAGCTGGGCGACCGCAACGTCGTCGTGGACAGCGCGTGGACCCAGTCCGTGCTCGACCGGCTCGGCGTGCGGTTCGCCGAGCCGACCGCGCAGTGGTGGTCGGCCGCGCTGTCCTGGGCGGCCGACGTCGGCTTCCTGCCGCACCGCTCGCCGGTCCCGGCCGACCCGGGCCGCTGACCCCCACCCCATGCGGCCCACCCGGCCGAGCTCCCCTGGTCCCGCCCGCCGGGCGGGCCACCGAACCCCTAGGAAGTGACGCGATGCCCCAGCTCTCCCCGGTGCTCCAGCAGGCCACGCCCGTGGTCGCCACCCGCGGCGAGGGGATGTACCTGTACGACGCCGACGACCGTCGCTACCTCGACTTCACCGCCGGCGTCGGCGTGACCAACACCGGCCACTGCCACCCCCGGGTGGTCGAGGCCGTGCGCGAGCAGGCGGGCCGGCTCATCCACGGCCAGTACACGACCGTGCTGCACGACCAGCTGCTCACCCTGACCGAGCGCCTGGGCGACGTCCTGCCCGAAGGCCTGGACGCGCTGTTCTACCTGAACTCCGGCAGCGAGGCCGTGGAGGCCGCGCTGCGGCTCGCCCGGCAGGCCACCGGGCGGCAGAACGTGATCGTGTTCGACGGCTCCTTCCACGGACGCACCATGGGCGCCGCGGCGATGAGCACCGCGGGCACCCGGTTCCGCGCCGCGAGCGGCCCGCTGATGCCCGGCGTCGCGGTGGCGCCCTTCCCGCACGCCTTCCGGCTCGGCCTGAGCGAGGAGGAGGCCGTCGCGCAGGCGCTGCGCGGCCTCGACCACGTCCTGGCCACCGTGAGCGCGCCCGAGGAGACCGCCGCGATCTTCGTCGAACCCGTCCTGGGCGAGGGCGGTTACGTGCCCGCGCCCGCGGCCTTCCTCGCGGGCCTGCGGGAACGCGCGGACCGGCACGGCATCCTGCTGGTCCTCGACGAGATCCAGACCGGCTTCGGCCGCACCGGGCGGTTCTGGGCCCACCAGCACGCCGCCGGTGTCGCACCGGACGTGCTGATCACCGCCAAGGGCCTGGCCAGCGGCTTCCCGCTGTCGGCCATCGCCGCGTCCGTGGAGCTGATGGGCAAGGCCCGGCCGGGCTCGCAGGGCGGCACCTACGGCGGCAACGCCGTGGCCTGCGCCGCCGCGCTCGCCACCCTCGACGTCATCCGCGACGAGGGCCTGGTCGCCAACGCCGCCGTGCAGGGCCGCCGCCTCGCGGACGGGCTGCGCAAGGTGGCCGCCCAGGTCCCCGCGATCGCCGACGTGCGCGGCACGGGCCTGATGCTGGCCAGTGAGTTCCAGGGCCCCGACGGATCCCCCGACACGGCCCTGGCCCGCCGTGTGCAGCAGGCCGCCGCCGAGCGGGGCCTGCTGCTGCTGACCTGCGGGGTGCACGGCAACGTCGTACGGATGATCCCGGCGCTCGTCGTCACCGCCGAGCAGATCGACGAGGCGCTGACGCTGTGGTCCGACGCCGTCGCCGCGGCCGTGCGGTGACCGCCCGCCGCCGCACCGGCACCCCGCCCGTACGCCTTCGAAAGGACTGATGACGCCATGACCGGAACCACCATCGACGACATCGGCTGGACCAGCGACTATCTGGAGTCGGCGCGCGACGTGTGGTCGCTGTCGGTCTCCGACGAGGACCGGCGGCTGCTGTGGCCGGACGCCCTCACCGGGCGCTGGGGCGCGGGCGAGGCCGCGTACACCGCCGTGCGCTCCTTCATCGGCAGCAGCCTGGACGCCGTCGGCTTCGTGAACGTGCGCAACGTGATGTCCCCGGACGCGTCCGACGCCGACCTCATCACCGGTCTGTCCCGCGTCCTCGACGAGATCGGCGGGGCCATTCCGCAGAACGCCCAGGGCGACCTGTGGACCATCCTGCGCGACCGCGACGGCGACGGCGCCACCGAGCTCGGCTTCCACTGCGACACCTGCGACCTGCTCGTGCTGCTCTGTCTGCAGCCCGCGGCGGACGGCGGCGGCACCACCAAACTGGCCAGCGCCCGCCACGTGTACGACATCATCGAGCGCGAACGCCCCGACGTGCTGGCCCTGTTGCAGCAGGAGTGGCGCTTCGACCGCAGCGGCCGCGCGGGCCAGCAGATCGTCGTCACGCCGATCCTGTTCACCCAGGACGACGGGACGATCGGCTGCTACTACCAGACCCGTACGGTCCGGGCGTCCGCGGAGCTCGACGCGCGGCGCCTGGAGGCCCTCGACTACCTGGACGAGGTGCTGTACCGCCCGGAGATCGCCTTCGGCCTCCAGCTCGGCGCGGGCGACCTGCTGATGATCCGCAACAGCCGGGTGCTGCACGGCCGTTCCCCGTACGTGGACGCCCCGGGCCCGCAGGCCCGCCGGATCCTGCGCGCCTGGATGAACGAGCGATGAGCGGACACGGCAGGATCGGTGTCGTCACCGGCGGCGGCAGCGGCCTCGGCCGCGCCGCCGCGCTCGCCCTGCTCGACCAGGGCTGGTCCCTCGCGCTCGCGGGGCGGCGCAAGGAGACCCTGGAGGAGACCGCGGCCCTGTCGGGCGCCGGTGCGGACCGGGTGCTCGCGGTGCCCGCCGACATCAGCGACCCGGGCCAGGTCACGGCGCTGTTCCGCACGGTCGTCGACCACTTCGGCCGCCTGGACCTGCTGTTCAACAACGCGGGCGCGGTGGTGCCGCGCAAGCCGGTCGGGGAGGTGACCGTCGACGACTGGAACACGATCATGGCCACCACGGTCACCGGCACCTTCCTCTGCTCCCAGGAGGCGTTCCGCGTGATGCGCGACCAGTCCCCGCAGGGCGGCCGCATCATCAACAACGGCGCGCCGTCCGCCTACGCGCCGCGCCCCCACGCCATCGCCTACACCACGGCCAAGCACGCGGTGCTCGGCATCACCCGGGGCCTGTCCCTGGACGGCCGTCCCTACCGCATCGCCTGCGGGCAGATCGACGTGGGCAACGTGACGCCGGTGGACGGCAGGCCCCAGCCGCCCTCCATGCAGGGCGACGGCACGATGGCCGTCGAGGCGACGATCCCGGTGGAGCGCTTCACCGAGGCCCTGGTGCTGATGGCGTCGATGCCGCTGGACACCAACGTGCAGTCCCTGACGGTGCTGCCCACGACGATGCCCTACATCGGCAGGGGGTGACGCGATGCTGGTCAGTGCCCGCTCCCTGGACGAGTACCGGGCGATGTTCGCGCTCACGGACGACGACCTCGGCCTGCGGATCCTCGACTGCCCCGGCGGCGCCGCGAGTTTCGTGGCCGAGGCCGGGGCCCGGGGCACCGACGCGGTCGCCGTCGATCCGCAGTACGGCCAGGGCCGCGATCTCCTCGGCACGCTCGCGCTGCGCGAGATCGAGCACAAGCACACGGACGTGGCCGCGCACGCGGAGCGTTACGTGTGGGACTGGTTCGGCGGCCCCGAGCGCTACACCCGCCTCAGGGCGGAGTCGGCGCGTGCCTTCGGCGCCGATCTGGCGGCCCGCCCGGACCGCTACGTCGCGGGCTCGCTGCCGCACCTGCCCTTCGAGGACCGCTCCTTCGACCTCGTGCTCAGCTCGCACCTGCTGTTCTCCTACGGGGCGCAGCTGAGCGAGGAGTTCCATCTGAGCGCGCTGATCGAGCTGGTGCGGGTGGCGCGCCGCGAAGTGCGGCTCTTCCCGGTGGTCCTGCACACCAGCGACCGCCGGTACGAGGCCCTGGAACGGCTGCGCGCCGCCCTGGACGCCCTGGGCGTGCCGTCCCGCCTCGACCGGGTCGACTACGCGTTCCAGCCGGGCGGCGACGAGGCCCTCGTGCTCGACGCCAGGTCCCACGGTCCGCTGCCCACCGACAGGCCCGGCGCGGACGACCACGACCCGGTGCGCTGGCGGCACTTGGGGACGGAGGACCCCGTCGTCCTGGGGTCGGTCCGGGCGTGAGCGGTCCGGGGGCCGCGCCCGCGCGTTGACGGGGCCGGTGGCGATGTGCCGCCACCGGCCCCGTCAAGGGGAAGGCACCACAGGGGCTCTCGTGCGCACGCCCTGGAGGGGAGGGCGTGCTCAGTCGGTGCGGACCGGGTTCTTCGTGCCGGGCCCGAAGCCGCACATCGAGGGTGCCATCACGTGCTGCGGGCTGGTCCAGCCCGCGCACTGGTATCCGGAGTGGTTGTACCAGTCGTGCCCGAACTCGTGCGCGGCCAGCAGCGTCTGGTCCCGGACGCCGCCCATGTAGAGGGCGATGCGCTGCCCGCGGCCCCAGTTGCAGCCGACGATCCTGCCGCCTCCTCCGCAGTCGGTGATGTAGCTGTTGCGGCACTCCACCGGGGTGTCGCGGTTCGTGGTCTCGTCCAGGTTCGCCCACGCGGCCGCGCCCTGCCGGATGGTCGCGGCGTACTGCTGGCAGGAGGGTGTGAGGCGGTAGCTGCGGTCGGAGGGGACCGGCCAGCCGCCCGGCGGGGGCTGGAGCGTTCCCGGGCCCGCCGTCGCCGGCGCCGTCAGCTCGTCGGCGGTGATGCCGTGGCCCTTCGCCGGGGTGTCCGTCGCCGCGGCGGGCCGCCCTTGGGGGGAGGGCGCGGCCTGGGCCCCGGAGCCCAGCAGGCCGATGGCCGCCGTGACCACGACCGCGACGACGGATCTCAGGAGCAGGGTCCTTCGCATGGTTCTCCTCCTGCTGTGGGGGGCGTGCGTTGTGGAGGGAGTTCCGTGGGGGGAGGCTTTCCGTGTGGGGGGAGGGTGTGGGGGGTGGCGCCTGGGGGGGCGGGGGTGTCTTGTCGGTGCGGGGGAGCGCCGACGAGGGTTCGCCGACCGGTACGCCGTTTGGTCTGGGCCAACGGCGGTGTGCAGTCCCAGAGTTGGCGGAAGTCCTGGTGAGAACAATCCGGGTATCGATAGGTAGGGGTACGCAGAAAACCGGGGCGCGTCGCGTGGTCCAGACCTCTTGACCGGATTGGTACATGCCAATAGCCTCCGAGCGAGCCACTGCGGTGCCGCGGCCAACGGGCTCATGAGCGACGGGCGGCAGTGTCCGGACGCGCCGTCCGAACCACCCATCCGGAACCGACACTCGAGGGAGACCCCTTGAGATCCCCCACACGCAGACGCTTTCCCCGACGGGTCACCACGGCGCTCGTCAGCCTGGTCGTCCCGTTCGCCGCCCTGGCCGCTCCGGCGCGGGCGGCCGACGCCCCCGCCGCGGACGCGGGGCGCGCGCCCTTCGTCCAGGCCGCGCCCTACCTCTACCTGGGCTGGGGCAACCCGCCCAGCGCCACCGACGTCATGCGGGCCACCGGCATCAAGTGGTACACCATGGCCTTCATCCTCGCCCGGGGCGGCTGCAACCCCGCCTGGGACAGTCAGCGCCCCCTCACCGGCGGCGTGGACGAGACCACCATCAAGTCGATCCGCGCGGCCGGCGGGGACGTCGTCCCCTCCATCGGCGGCTGGAGCGGCAACAAGCTCGGCCCCAACTGCTCCACCCCGCAGGCCCTGGCGGGCGCGTACCAGAAGGTCATCGACGCCTACCGGCTCAAGGCGGTCGACGTCGACATCGAGAACACCGACGAATTCGAGAGCCCGGCGGTCCAGGACCGGATCCTGGGCGCCCTGAAGATCGTCAAGCAGAACAACCCGGGCCTCAGGACGATCCTCACCTTCCCGACGCTCAACACCGGGCCCAACTCCTGGGGCAACCGCCTCATCGAGCGGTCCAAGGCCCTGCAGGCGGACATCGACAACTTCACGATCATGCCGTTCAACTTCGGCGGCCAGGCCGACATGTACGGCAACACCGTCAAGGCCACCGAAGGTCTCAAGACCAAGCTCAAGGCCGTGTACGGCTGGTCCGACGCGGAGGCCTACGCCCACATCGGCATCTCGGGCATGAACGGCAGCAGCGACACGGGCGAGGTCACCACGCCCCAGATCTGGACCCAGATCCGCGACTGGTCCAACGCCCACCACATCGGCCGGTTCGCCTTCTGGGCGGTCAACCGCGACCGACCCTCGTGGCAGTTCACCTCCATCACCGCGGGCTTCACCGGCTGACCACCGGCCCCGCCCCGACGGCGCGTCGGTTCTCCCGGACCGGTCCGGGAGAACCGACGCGCCCGTCAGGGCGCGAGCGCGCGCCCCTGCCGGTGGACCTCGGCCCGTGAGCTGACACCCAGCTTGCGCAGCACCTTCGCGACGTGCTGCTCGACGGTGCGCGGGGAGAGGAACAGCACGTCGGCGATCTCCCGGTTGGTGTGCCCGAGCGCGACGAGCCGGGCGACCTCCCGCTCCCGGGGCGAGAGCTCGTCGCCGTAGCCCCGGCGGCCGCGCCGGGACGGCAGCGGCACGTTGTGGCCGCGCAGCACCCGGCGGCAGCGGGCCGCGTCCCGGGTGGCACCGAGGCCGGTGAACCGCTCGGCCATCGCCGCCAGTTGGTCCGCGGCCTCCCGGTCGCCCGCGGCCAGACGGCAGCGCGCCGCCGCCTCGCCCGCGCGGGCCGCCGCATAGGGCAGGGGCAGGACGGCGTACGCGGTCCGGGCCCGGTCGAAGGCCGCCGCGGCCTCGTCGAGGCGGCCCCGGCCGAGAGCCAGGGTGCCGCGACAGGCAAGCAGCGCGGCGGCGGCCAGGGGCGCGTCCCGGTCCGCGATGCCGTCGGCCAGCTCGGCGGTGACCCGCTCCGCGTCCGCGAGGCGGCCGCCGCGCACCAGCGCCGCCACGGCCATCGGCGCCAGGTCGCCCGCCCAGGACCAGATGCCCTTGCGGCGGATCCTGGCGATCCCGCGCTCGGCCTCGATCCGCGCCTCCGCGCCGTCGCCACGGGCCTGGAGCAGCCGGGCCATCGCGCCGGACGCGGTGGCGAGGACCGGCCCCGGGGCGTTGTGCGGGGCGCCGAGCCCGGCGGCCCCCAGCTCCGCCGCGGCCTCGTCCCACTCGCCGCGCGCGGAGGCCAGCAGGCCGAGGACGAGGTGGGCGTCGGCCGCGATGCCCGACACGCCCGGCATCACGTCCAGGACGTGCCGGGCCCGTTCGGCGAGGCCCTGCCAGCGGCCCTCGTACCAGTCGAGGCGCAGCGCGGTGCCCTCCACGATGCCCGAAAGGAACGCGGCACCGCACTCGGCGGCCAGGCGCCGCCCCAGCCTGCGGAAGCGGTGGGCCGCGCGGAAGTGGCCCAGACAGGTCGCGGCGTCCGCGAAGTTGCCGCAGGCGCGGGCGACCTGGCGGCGGTCGCCCCCGGGCCCCGCCGCGTCGATGAGGCGCTCCGCGTGCTCCCAGACCGCCGGGTCGCCCACGTACATGGCGAGGGCGAGCCGGTTGGCCCGCACGGCGGTGGACGCCGCGGGGCCCGGCTCCCGGGCCGCGAGGTGCTCGGCCTGCTCGATCCAGCGCTCGTAGACGTGGTACGGGTGGTCGCCCCAGGCCGGCATGGCCAGGGCGGCCATGCCGCGCGCCGCGAGGGCGGGACGGCGGCGCAGCTCCCTGATCGCCCACTCGGTGTTGATCCGGCCCTCCTCGTGCCGCCCCGCCTGGTTGTAGAGCAACAGGCCCAGATGGAGCCGGATCTCGCCGCGCAGACTCTCGGGCAGGTGCTGGTCGCGCACGATGCGGCACAGCAGCGCCGTCGCCCTGCGGTGGGTGAGCCCGACCACCGCGTCCCGGCTGAGGTCCACCGCGATGCGGGCGCACGCCATCCGGCCCAGGCGGCCGTCGGACAGCAGCTCCTCCAGGAGCTCCACGGCCAGGGCCAGGTCGCCCATCTCGCGCGCCGAGGCCGCCGCGGCCTCGCCGTAGTGCTGCCAGTGCGCGAGCTCCCCGGCCCTGCGGGCGTGGTACGCGAGCTGGACCAGGGGCTGCGGGTCCTGCGCCGCCAGGGCGCGCACCGCCTGCCGGTGCAGCCGGTGCCGGTCGGGCCCCGGCAGGCTCGCGTAGACGGCCTGCTGGGCGAGGGCGTGCCGCAGCCCGTACTGGTCGTCGCCCCACTCGTGGAGCACCCCGGCGAGCAGCGCCTCCCGTACGCCCGCCGCGTCCTCGGCCGAGGCGGGCAGCCCGGCCGTGCCGCGCACGACGTTCGCGATCAGCGCCTCGCCCGCGGGGACGCGCAGCACACAGGCGGCGTGCACGGCGGCACTCGCCCCGGGGGAGAGCACGCTCATCCGGTCGGCGATGGCCTCTTGCAGCGGCGTGGGCACCGTCAGCCCGTCCAGCGCCTCACGCCCCGCGCGCGGCGCGTGCCGCACGGTCTCCGGCAGTGCGCGCACGACCTCCTCCACCACGAACGGGATGCCCGCGGTCCGCCGGTGCAGTTCGGCGGCCAGGGCCGCGGAGGCGTCCTCGGTGCCGGTGAGGGCCGCGCACATGGCGCGCACGGCGGCCACGTCCAGGGGCCGCAGCGGCACGACGACCGCCGTGGTGCCCGGCGGGTGGCGATAGGCGCGCCCCAACGGCAGCCGCGCGCCCGGCAGTTCCTCGCGGCGGTAGCTGAGGACCACCGACAGGGCGTCCGGCGGGTCGTCCACCAGGAACCGCAGCAGCTCCCGGGTGCCGTCGTCGGCCCAGTGCAGGTCCTCCACGACCAGGACGGCAGGGCCGAGCGCGGCCAGCAGCGCCCGCACGGCCCTGAAGAGCCGGTGCCGGTGGGCCCGCGGCTCGGGCAGCGGCTCGGGGGCGGGCGGCAGCCGCCCGGCGAGTTCCGGCAGGTACGGGCGGAGCGCGCCGCAGACCGGGTCGAGCGCGGCGGGCAGCCCGCCGTCGGCCAGCGGCCGCAGCAGGTCGAAGACCGGCCCGTACGGGAAGGGCTCGCGCAGCGGGCGGCAACTGCCCGTCAGGACGCGGCGCCCGCGCCCGTCGCGCCGGCGCAGGGCCTCGCGGATCAGCCGGGTCTTGCCGATCCCGGCCTCCCCCTCGACCAGGGCCACCGACGGCGCGCGCGCCATCGCACCCGTCAGCGCGCGCAGCTCCGCCGCCCGGCCGACCAGAACGGGCGCTTCCGGGGTGCGCAGGAGGGAGGCGGTCATGGGGCGGCTCCGGCCTGTGGGGACCGTGGCGCACACGAGGGCGACGGGCGCGACACCACGGTGACAGCGTGAAGTTATGCCGGGAGGCGTGCGCCTAGCAAGAGCGCGCTCACGAGCGGAGGCAGGTCCGTGACGTGTGGTGCCGGGGCGGCGTGGTGAGCCGGGTACCCCAGGAGGCGGCGCTGCGGCACGCGGCGGAGGCCATCGAGGGAGCGGCCCGGTGCGCCGAGGAACTGATCACTGCCCGCGCCCACCGGGCGATGGGCGAGGCCCTTGCGGTGAGCGGCTCCTTTCACCGGGCCCGCGCACCCCTCACTCTCGTGGCCACCGGCTACCGCCACCCGGGGCTGTGGCCGTTCGTCGCGCACAGGTCGGGCGGCGGGCCGTGTCCGGCGGCTCGCGACCGGCTCCGCGACGCGGTGCGACGTGAGGGGCCGGAGGTAGAGCCGGTACGGATTCGGGGTAGACCCGGCGCGTTCAGCCTGTGGGCATGACTGAGACCGCCTCGCGTCCCCTGCACCTGCCCGACACCGGTGGCACCGCCTCGCGTCCGGCACACCTGCCCGGCCCCGGTGACACCGCGGACGCGGAACGAGCCGACGACCGCGCGCAGCGGACCGTCATCACCGCCGCGATGACCGGCAACGCCGGGTACGGCCTGTTGTCCACCATCACCGTCCTGTACTTCAGTACGTTCCTCCACCTTTCGGCCTCCCGGATCGGACTTGCGCTCACCGTCGCCGGTGTGGGGGCGATGCTCATCGGGGCCCCGATCGGGCGCCTGGCCGACACCGTGATCCCGCCGCACATCGGAGCAGCGGTCTCCTACCTGCTGCTCGCGGCCACCGAGGCGGGCCTGCTCCTGGCCCGCTCGTTCGCCACCCTGCTTCCCGTCCTGCTCGTCGCCTCGGCCTTCCAGCTGTCGGCCGCCACCATGCGCCAGACGATCGTGGCGCGCATCGGAGGGCCCCGCCCCGCCACGTTCCGGGCCAAGGTCTCCGCCCGCTCCAATCTGGCCATGGTCCTGGGCATGGGAGCCAGCAGCCTGGTCATCGCCACCGAGTCCCGGCAGGTCTACTTCGCCGCGATCCTCGCGTGCTGTGTGCTCACCGCCGTCCAGGGCCTGTTGATGTTCACCATCCCGCTGCCCGGGCCGGTCCCCGCCACCGCCCCGGACCCCGGCGGCGCCCAGCAGGCGGCCGGGCCCGAGGGGACCCGCTGGGAGGCCCTGCGCGACCTGCCCTACCTCACCATCTGCGCCCTGTACGGAGTCCTGACCGTCTTCGAGGCCGTCGTCACCGTCGCTCTGCCGCTGTGGATCGGTCAGCACACCACCGCACCGCTCTGGCTGATCGCTGTCTTCGGCATCGCCAACGCCCTGTCGATCGCGTTCCTGCTCACCGGGGTCGGCGGCCGCGTCAACACCC harbors:
- a CDS encoding TauD/TfdA family dioxygenase encodes the protein MTGTTIDDIGWTSDYLESARDVWSLSVSDEDRRLLWPDALTGRWGAGEAAYTAVRSFIGSSLDAVGFVNVRNVMSPDASDADLITGLSRVLDEIGGAIPQNAQGDLWTILRDRDGDGATELGFHCDTCDLLVLLCLQPAADGGGTTKLASARHVYDIIERERPDVLALLQQEWRFDRSGRAGQQIVVTPILFTQDDGTIGCYYQTRTVRASAELDARRLEALDYLDEVLYRPEIAFGLQLGAGDLLMIRNSRVLHGRSPYVDAPGPQARRILRAWMNER
- a CDS encoding aminotransferase class III-fold pyridoxal phosphate-dependent enzyme, which produces MPQLSPVLQQATPVVATRGEGMYLYDADDRRYLDFTAGVGVTNTGHCHPRVVEAVREQAGRLIHGQYTTVLHDQLLTLTERLGDVLPEGLDALFYLNSGSEAVEAALRLARQATGRQNVIVFDGSFHGRTMGAAAMSTAGTRFRAASGPLMPGVAVAPFPHAFRLGLSEEEAVAQALRGLDHVLATVSAPEETAAIFVEPVLGEGGYVPAPAAFLAGLRERADRHGILLVLDEIQTGFGRTGRFWAHQHAAGVAPDVLITAKGLASGFPLSAIAASVELMGKARPGSQGGTYGGNAVACAAALATLDVIRDEGLVANAAVQGRRLADGLRKVAAQVPAIADVRGTGLMLASEFQGPDGSPDTALARRVQQAAAERGLLLLTCGVHGNVVRMIPALVVTAEQIDEALTLWSDAVAAAVR
- a CDS encoding methyltransferase domain-containing protein, with the translated sequence MLVSARSLDEYRAMFALTDDDLGLRILDCPGGAASFVAEAGARGTDAVAVDPQYGQGRDLLGTLALREIEHKHTDVAAHAERYVWDWFGGPERYTRLRAESARAFGADLAARPDRYVAGSLPHLPFEDRSFDLVLSSHLLFSYGAQLSEEFHLSALIELVRVARREVRLFPVVLHTSDRRYEALERLRAALDALGVPSRLDRVDYAFQPGGDEALVLDARSHGPLPTDRPGADDHDPVRWRHLGTEDPVVLGSVRA
- a CDS encoding SDR family oxidoreductase encodes the protein MSGHGRIGVVTGGGSGLGRAAALALLDQGWSLALAGRRKETLEETAALSGAGADRVLAVPADISDPGQVTALFRTVVDHFGRLDLLFNNAGAVVPRKPVGEVTVDDWNTIMATTVTGTFLCSQEAFRVMRDQSPQGGRIINNGAPSAYAPRPHAIAYTTAKHAVLGITRGLSLDGRPYRIACGQIDVGNVTPVDGRPQPPSMQGDGTMAVEATIPVERFTEALVLMASMPLDTNVQSLTVLPTTMPYIGRG
- a CDS encoding LuxR family transcriptional regulator, with product MTASLLRTPEAPVLVGRAAELRALTGAMARAPSVALVEGEAGIGKTRLIREALRRRDGRGRRVLTGSCRPLREPFPYGPVFDLLRPLADGGLPAALDPVCGALRPYLPELAGRLPPAPEPLPEPRAHRHRLFRAVRALLAALGPAVLVVEDLHWADDGTRELLRFLVDDPPDALSVVLSYRREELPGARLPLGRAYRHPPGTTAVVVPLRPLDVAAVRAMCAALTGTEDASAALAAELHRRTAGIPFVVEEVVRALPETVRHAPRAGREALDGLTVPTPLQEAIADRMSVLSPGASAAVHAACVLRVPAGEALIANVVRGTAGLPASAEDAAGVREALLAGVLHEWGDDQYGLRHALAQQAVYASLPGPDRHRLHRQAVRALAAQDPQPLVQLAYHARRAGELAHWQHYGEAAAASAREMGDLALAVELLEELLSDGRLGRMACARIAVDLSRDAVVGLTHRRATALLCRIVRDQHLPESLRGEIRLHLGLLLYNQAGRHEEGRINTEWAIRELRRRPALAARGMAALAMPAWGDHPYHVYERWIEQAEHLAAREPGPAASTAVRANRLALAMYVGDPAVWEHAERLIDAAGPGGDRRQVARACGNFADAATCLGHFRAAHRFRRLGRRLAAECGAAFLSGIVEGTALRLDWYEGRWQGLAERARHVLDVMPGVSGIAADAHLVLGLLASARGEWDEAAAELGAAGLGAPHNAPGPVLATASGAMARLLQARGDGAEARIEAERGIARIRRKGIWSWAGDLAPMAVAALVRGGRLADAERVTAELADGIADRDAPLAAAALLACRGTLALGRGRLDEAAAAFDRARTAYAVLPLPYAAARAGEAAARCRLAAGDREAADQLAAMAERFTGLGATRDAARCRRVLRGHNVPLPSRRGRRGYGDELSPREREVARLVALGHTNREIADVLFLSPRTVEQHVAKVLRKLGVSSRAEVHRQGRALAP
- a CDS encoding MFS transporter; translation: MTETASRPLHLPDTGGTASRPAHLPGPGDTADAERADDRAQRTVITAAMTGNAGYGLLSTITVLYFSTFLHLSASRIGLALTVAGVGAMLIGAPIGRLADTVIPPHIGAAVSYLLLAATEAGLLLARSFATLLPVLLVASAFQLSAATMRQTIVARIGGPRPATFRAKVSARSNLAMVLGMGASSLVIATESRQVYFAAILACCVLTAVQGLLMFTIPLPGPVPATAPDPGGAQQAAGPEGTRWEALRDLPYLTICALYGVLTVFEAVVTVALPLWIGQHTTAPLWLIAVFGIANALSIAFLLTGVGGRVNTPRKAGRALVFGGAFSGVFCVLVVLASGLPTAVAVTVLTAGVIASIAAELLTAAAEMELTMTLAPEHAKGQYLGLSQSTLTAGLAVGPSVATLACVTWGQAGWLLLAALFTAAGAAGPAITGWARRTRS